One Bosea sp. 685 DNA segment encodes these proteins:
- a CDS encoding microcin C ABC transporter permease YejB, whose amino-acid sequence MLSYIARRIALMVPTLFGILLISFIIVQFAPGGPVERVIAQLQNPAAGSASDRVGGGQGGDAGAQLGGDSNSAYRGAQGLDPAFIKELEKQFGFDKPAHERFLKMLGDYIRFDFGRSYFRDAPVLQLIKEKLPVSISLGLWMTLLSYAISIPLGIRKAVKDGSRFDTWTSAVVIVGYAIPGFLFAILLIVLFAGGSFWQIFPLRGLHSENWAQLSLLGKTIDYLWHIALPVTAMALGAFATSTLLTKNSFLDEIRKQYVLTARMKGLSERGVLYGHVFRNAMLIVIAGFPGAFVHALFAGSLLIETIFSLDGLGLLSFEAIVNRDYPVVFANLYIFSLIGLVVHLITDLTYTWVDPRIDFETREA is encoded by the coding sequence ATGCTGAGCTATATCGCGAGACGTATCGCCTTGATGGTGCCGACGCTGTTCGGCATCCTGCTGATCTCCTTCATCATCGTGCAGTTCGCCCCCGGCGGGCCGGTCGAGCGCGTGATCGCGCAATTGCAGAATCCGGCGGCCGGGAGCGCGTCGGATCGCGTCGGCGGCGGCCAGGGCGGCGATGCAGGCGCGCAATTGGGCGGCGATTCGAATTCCGCCTATCGCGGCGCGCAGGGGCTCGACCCCGCCTTCATCAAGGAGCTCGAAAAGCAGTTCGGCTTCGACAAGCCGGCGCATGAGCGCTTCCTCAAGATGCTGGGCGACTACATCCGCTTCGATTTCGGACGCAGCTATTTCCGCGATGCGCCGGTGCTGCAATTGATCAAGGAGAAGCTACCGGTCTCGATCTCGCTCGGCCTGTGGATGACGCTTCTGTCCTATGCGATCTCGATCCCGCTCGGCATCCGCAAGGCGGTGAAGGACGGTTCGCGTTTCGACACCTGGACCAGCGCGGTCGTGATCGTGGGCTATGCCATCCCAGGATTCCTCTTTGCGATCCTGCTGATCGTGCTCTTCGCCGGCGGCTCGTTCTGGCAGATCTTTCCGCTGCGCGGGCTCCATTCGGAGAACTGGGCGCAGCTCAGCCTGCTCGGCAAGACCATCGACTATCTCTGGCACATCGCCCTGCCCGTCACCGCGATGGCGCTGGGTGCCTTTGCCACCTCGACCCTTCTGACCAAGAACTCCTTCCTCGACGAGATCCGGAAGCAATACGTCCTGACCGCCCGAATGAAGGGTCTGTCCGAGCGCGGCGTGCTCTACGGTCATGTCTTCCGCAATGCCATGCTGATCGTGATCGCCGGCTTTCCCGGCGCCTTCGTGCATGCGCTCTTCGCCGGCTCATTGCTGATCGAGACGATCTTCTCGCTCGACGGCTTGGGGCTCTTGTCCTTCGAGGCGATCGTCAACCGCGACTACCCGGTCGTCTTCGCCAATCTCTACATCTTCTCGCTGATCGGCCTTGTCGTGCACCTCATCACCGACCTGACCTATACTTGGGTCGACCCCCGCATCGATTTCGAGACGCGGGAGGCCTGA
- a CDS encoding extracellular solute-binding protein: protein MAMRITRRRVLEASGAALASASLPSFGGPALAQADEVHGLSTFGELALPADFPYFAYVNPNAPKGGTLTMQIKRAGGNQSFDTFNTLNTFVLQGDGAAGMDACFDSLMAGSGDEPGSLYGLLAKSVAISQDRLTYRFRLRPEAKFHDGSRVTASDVAFSMNLLKAKGHPSFRLTLNELVSSKAEGDDIVVVQLSPKRSRDLHLIAAGLPVFSEKYWSTRNFEASTLEPPLGSGAYKVGRFEQGRFIEFERVPDYWGKDLPVNIGTNNFDRVRWEYFRDRQVAFEAFKSGVITFQEEFTSRIWATGYDFPSINEGKVKKESVPKTEPIGSQGWIFNLRRDKFSDPRIREALGLCFDFDWTNKNIMFSSFSRMTSYFENSDCKAIGKPSPAELKLLEPFRGQVPDEVFDEPFLPPVSDGSGSDRNLLRRADEMLRAAGCKRDGNVLKLPNGQPFEIEFLDSQAALQPHTQPFQANLKRLGINATSRIVDAAQYQRRTQEFDFDIVSMALSGSSIPSDTLRIVYGSSAAKTPGSRNLGGIASPAIDAMIETIGQAHSYAEVVIAAKCLDRLLRAGRYWIPMWWNAHEWLAYWDMFDRPQTKPKYTSGAPGIWWYDAEKAKRIGKA from the coding sequence ATGGCGATGCGCATCACACGCCGCAGAGTGCTGGAGGCAAGCGGCGCTGCTCTGGCAAGCGCGAGCCTGCCCTCGTTCGGCGGCCCGGCACTGGCGCAAGCTGATGAAGTCCACGGCCTCTCGACCTTCGGTGAGTTGGCGCTGCCCGCCGATTTTCCCTATTTCGCCTATGTGAATCCCAATGCGCCCAAGGGCGGCACGCTGACGATGCAGATCAAGCGCGCCGGCGGCAACCAGAGCTTCGACACCTTCAACACGCTCAACACCTTCGTGCTCCAGGGCGACGGGGCGGCGGGCATGGACGCCTGCTTCGACAGCCTGATGGCGGGCTCGGGCGACGAGCCGGGCTCGCTCTACGGCCTTCTGGCCAAAAGCGTGGCGATCTCGCAGGACAGGCTGACCTACCGGTTTCGGCTTCGGCCCGAGGCAAAATTCCATGACGGCTCGCGGGTGACGGCCTCCGACGTCGCCTTCAGCATGAATCTGCTCAAGGCCAAGGGGCATCCCTCCTTCCGCCTGACCCTGAACGAACTGGTCTCGTCGAAAGCCGAGGGCGACGACATCGTCGTCGTGCAGCTCTCGCCCAAGCGCAGCCGTGACCTGCATCTCATCGCCGCCGGCCTGCCGGTGTTCTCCGAAAAATACTGGTCGACGCGCAATTTTGAAGCCTCGACGCTGGAGCCGCCGCTCGGCTCGGGCGCCTATAAGGTCGGCCGCTTCGAGCAGGGGCGCTTCATCGAGTTCGAGCGCGTGCCGGACTACTGGGGCAAGGATCTGCCGGTCAATATCGGCACCAATAATTTCGACCGGGTGCGCTGGGAATATTTCCGCGACAGGCAGGTCGCGTTCGAGGCCTTCAAGAGCGGTGTCATCACCTTCCAGGAGGAGTTCACCTCGCGCATCTGGGCGACGGGCTACGATTTTCCCTCGATCAACGAAGGAAAGGTCAAGAAGGAGTCCGTGCCCAAGACCGAGCCGATCGGCTCGCAAGGCTGGATCTTCAATCTGCGCCGCGACAAGTTTTCCGACCCACGCATTCGCGAGGCGCTGGGGCTGTGCTTCGATTTCGACTGGACCAACAAGAACATCATGTTCTCGTCCTTCAGCCGGATGACCTCCTATTTCGAGAATTCCGACTGCAAGGCCATCGGCAAGCCCTCGCCCGCGGAGCTCAAGCTGCTCGAGCCGTTCCGTGGGCAGGTGCCCGATGAGGTCTTCGACGAGCCCTTCCTGCCGCCGGTTTCGGACGGCTCGGGCAGCGACCGCAACCTGCTGCGCCGAGCCGACGAGATGCTGCGCGCCGCCGGCTGCAAACGCGACGGCAATGTCCTGAAGCTGCCCAATGGCCAGCCCTTCGAAATCGAGTTCCTCGATTCGCAAGCAGCGCTGCAGCCACATACGCAGCCCTTCCAGGCCAACCTCAAGCGGCTCGGCATCAATGCGACCTCGCGCATCGTTGATGCCGCGCAGTACCAGCGCCGTACCCAGGAGTTCGATTTCGACATCGTCAGCATGGCGCTTTCGGGCAGTTCGATTCCCAGCGACACGCTGCGCATCGTCTACGGGTCGTCTGCGGCGAAGACGCCTGGCTCGCGTAATCTCGGCGGCATCGCCAGCCCGGCGATCGACGCGATGATCGAGACAATCGGGCAGGCCCACAGCTATGCCGAGGTCGTCATCGCCGCCAAATGCCTCGACCGGCTGCTGCGGGCCGGGCGCTACTGGATTCCGATGTGGTGGAACGCCCATGAGTGGCTGGCCTATTGGGACATGTTCGACAGGCCGCAAACCAAGCCGAAATACACCTCCGGCGCACCCGGCATCTGGTGGTACGACGCCGAAAAAGCCAAGCGCATCGGGAAGGCCTGA
- a CDS encoding prephenate dehydratase — translation MPVIVSYQGEPGAFSSQAALQAFPDCELLPCATFEDALAAVSDGTARYGMIPIDNSIAGRVADIHHLLPRSGLHIIGEHFLPIRFHLMALKGATLATLKTVQSHIHALGQCRKMIRKLGLKAEVAADTAGSARQVAEAGDLTRAAISPRIAAEVYGLDILMEDIEDEKHNTTRFVILSKYPEFARQGPAKTVTTLVFRVRNIPAALYKALGGFATNGINMTKLESYMVDGHFSATMFYLDVEGHPDDPHLKRALQELEYFSKEMKILGVYPAHAFRESFVEAGE, via the coding sequence ATGCCTGTCATCGTGTCCTATCAGGGCGAACCCGGCGCCTTCTCGTCGCAGGCGGCCCTGCAGGCCTTTCCTGATTGCGAATTGCTGCCTTGCGCGACCTTCGAGGATGCGCTGGCGGCGGTCAGCGACGGCACGGCGCGCTACGGCATGATCCCGATCGATAACTCGATCGCCGGCCGCGTCGCCGACATCCACCATCTGCTGCCGCGTTCGGGGCTGCACATCATCGGCGAGCACTTCCTGCCGATCCGCTTCCATCTGATGGCGCTGAAGGGCGCGACGCTGGCCACGCTGAAAACGGTGCAGAGCCACATTCACGCGCTCGGTCAGTGCCGCAAGATGATCCGCAAGCTCGGCCTCAAGGCCGAGGTCGCAGCCGATACGGCGGGTTCCGCCCGGCAGGTCGCCGAGGCCGGCGACCTGACCCGTGCCGCGATCTCGCCGCGCATCGCCGCGGAGGTGTACGGGCTCGATATCCTGATGGAGGATATCGAGGACGAGAAGCACAACACCACGCGCTTCGTGATCCTGTCGAAATATCCGGAATTCGCCCGCCAGGGCCCGGCGAAGACCGTGACGACCCTGGTCTTCCGCGTCCGCAACATTCCCGCCGCGCTCTACAAGGCGCTCGGCGGTTTCGCGACGAACGGCATCAACATGACCAAGCTCGAAAGCTATATGGTCGATGGGCATTTCTCCGCGACGATGTTCTATCTCGATGTCGAGGGCCATCCGGACGACCCGCATCTGAAGCGGGCGCTGCAGGAGCTGGAGTATTTCTCGAAGGAGATGAAGATCCTGGGCGTCTACCCGGCGCACGCCTTCCGGGAGAGTTTCGTGGAGGCGGGCGAGTAA
- a CDS encoding 3-deoxy-manno-octulosonate cytidylyltransferase: MSDPLILIPARMTATRLPGKPLADIHGEAMIVHVWRRAMEAGIGPVAVATDEARIVEVIEKAGGRAVLTRDDHPSGSDRIKEAADILDPQGRHDVIVNVQGDLPTIDPRVIAASVGPLSDSAVDIVTLAAIITREDEKTEPSVVKAIGSEIAPGRMRALYFTRVTAPGGEGPLYHHIGLYTYRRKALDRFVSLPPSPLERRERLEQLRAIEDGMRIDIIVVDDVPLGVDTPHDLDRARAILSARAGA, translated from the coding sequence ATGTCCGACCCGCTGATTCTGATTCCCGCCCGCATGACCGCGACGCGCCTGCCGGGCAAGCCGCTGGCCGATATCCATGGCGAGGCGATGATCGTTCATGTCTGGCGCCGCGCCATGGAGGCCGGAATCGGCCCGGTCGCCGTCGCGACCGACGAGGCCCGCATCGTCGAAGTGATCGAGAAGGCCGGCGGCCGTGCCGTGCTGACCCGCGACGATCATCCCTCAGGCTCGGACCGGATCAAGGAGGCGGCCGACATCCTCGATCCCCAGGGGCGGCACGATGTCATCGTGAACGTTCAGGGCGACCTGCCCACCATCGATCCGCGCGTGATCGCAGCCTCGGTCGGGCCGCTCTCGGATTCGGCTGTGGATATCGTGACGCTCGCCGCGATCATCACGCGCGAGGACGAGAAGACCGAGCCCAGCGTCGTCAAGGCCATCGGCAGCGAGATCGCGCCCGGGCGCATGCGCGCGCTCTACTTTACCCGCGTCACCGCGCCGGGCGGGGAGGGGCCGCTCTATCATCACATCGGCCTCTACACTTATCGCCGCAAAGCGCTTGATCGCTTCGTCTCGCTGCCGCCGTCGCCGCTTGAGAGGCGCGAGCGGCTGGAGCAGTTGCGCGCCATCGAGGACGGCATGCGCATCGACATCATCGTCGTTGACGACGTGCCGCTCGGCGTCGATACCCCCCACGATCTGGACCGCGCCCGCGCGATCCTGTCAGCCCGCGCCGGAGCCTAG
- a CDS encoding DUF4260 domain-containing protein, which translates to MAAVMQGHVTGAPNLLLRLEGALLGGLSVWLFARTGVSWWVFAGLILAPDLAMLGYLCGPRLGCAIYNAAHSLIGPALLGVAATASGSSMMLAVALIWAAHVEFDRALGYGLKYATRFADTHLGVIGPARRTE; encoded by the coding sequence ATGGCGGCGGTCATGCAAGGCCATGTCACGGGAGCTCCGAACCTGCTCCTGCGCCTCGAAGGCGCCCTGCTCGGCGGGCTCAGCGTCTGGCTTTTTGCCCGCACGGGCGTTTCATGGTGGGTATTCGCCGGCCTCATCCTGGCGCCGGATCTCGCCATGCTCGGCTATCTCTGCGGCCCCCGGCTGGGTTGCGCAATCTACAACGCCGCCCATTCCCTGATCGGCCCGGCCCTGCTGGGGGTTGCCGCCACGGCTTCGGGATCCTCCATGATGCTGGCTGTGGCCTTGATCTGGGCCGCGCATGTCGAGTTCGACCGGGCGCTCGGTTATGGGCTGAAATATGCTACGCGCTTCGCTGACACTCATCTCGGCGTTATTGGCCCAGCCAGAAGGACCGAGTGA
- a CDS encoding cytochrome c family protein, with protein sequence MDIETNKIAGAVLSTLLVVMGLSMISGIVFTPHKPAVPGFDLPSEEPAAAAGAAAPAADEPIAVRLAKADPAKGEKAVGACKACHNFEKGGANKVGPHLYDVYGRNEGSVEGFGYSAAMKGRNDKVWEADGLDHFLKGPKAYVPGTAMAFAGISKPDTRADVIAYLNTLSDAPKPLPKP encoded by the coding sequence ATGGATATCGAAACCAACAAGATCGCCGGAGCGGTTCTCTCCACTCTGCTCGTGGTGATGGGGCTCAGCATGATCTCCGGGATCGTCTTTACGCCCCACAAGCCGGCAGTGCCCGGTTTCGACCTGCCGAGCGAGGAACCCGCAGCGGCTGCCGGCGCAGCAGCGCCCGCAGCCGACGAGCCGATCGCGGTACGCCTCGCCAAGGCCGATCCGGCCAAGGGCGAAAAGGCGGTCGGTGCCTGCAAGGCCTGCCATAATTTCGAGAAGGGCGGCGCCAACAAGGTCGGCCCGCATCTCTACGATGTCTACGGCCGCAACGAGGGTTCGGTCGAAGGCTTCGGCTACTCGGCCGCGATGAAGGGCCGCAACGACAAGGTTTGGGAAGCCGATGGGCTCGACCACTTCCTGAAGGGGCCGAAGGCTTACGTTCCCGGCACCGCGATGGCCTTCGCCGGCATCAGCAAGCCCGATACCCGCGCCGACGTCATCGCCTATTTGAATACGCTCTCCGACGCGCCGAAGCCGCTGCCGAAGCCCTGA
- a CDS encoding ABC transporter permease produces the protein MSDTLIDAPPPALRSHAPLAPLEASQGWLKLSPINRRRLNNFKANKRGWWSLWIFLALFTLSLFAEFIANDRPLLVRYKGEWLFPVAVNYPEEKFGGFLATTDYRDPVIAKEITANGYAVWPLIRYSYRTHNLDLPVPAPAPPTWLLKDEQCRVIAQRSGGTGCRDLEWNWLGTDDQGRDVIARLIYGFRISILFGLILSSISSVIGIAAGAIQGYFGGWTDLIFQRIIEIWTSIPALYLLIIVAAIITPSFFVLLGILLLFSWVALVGVVRAEFLRARNFEYVRAARALGLSNRAIMVKHLLPNAMVATLTFLPFILNGSITTLTSLDFLGFGLPPGSPSLGELLAQGKSNLQAPWLGLSGFVVIALMLSLLIFIGEAVRDAFDPRKTFA, from the coding sequence ATGAGCGACACGCTGATCGACGCGCCCCCGCCAGCCTTGCGCAGCCATGCGCCGCTGGCCCCGCTGGAGGCAAGCCAGGGCTGGCTCAAGCTCTCGCCGATCAACCGGCGCCGACTGAACAACTTCAAGGCCAACAAGCGCGGCTGGTGGTCGCTCTGGATCTTCCTTGCACTGTTTACGCTCTCGCTCTTTGCAGAGTTCATCGCCAACGACCGGCCCTTGCTCGTGCGCTACAAGGGCGAATGGCTGTTCCCGGTCGCGGTGAATTACCCTGAAGAGAAGTTCGGCGGCTTCCTGGCCACGACGGACTATCGCGACCCGGTGATCGCCAAGGAGATCACGGCCAACGGCTACGCTGTCTGGCCGCTGATCCGCTACAGCTACCGCACGCATAACCTCGATCTGCCGGTGCCCGCGCCCGCGCCGCCGACCTGGCTGCTCAAGGACGAGCAATGCCGCGTCATCGCGCAGCGCAGCGGCGGCACGGGCTGCCGCGACCTCGAATGGAACTGGCTCGGCACCGACGACCAGGGCCGCGACGTCATCGCGCGATTGATCTACGGCTTCCGCATCTCGATCCTGTTCGGGTTGATCCTGTCCTCGATTTCCTCCGTGATCGGCATCGCGGCCGGTGCCATCCAGGGTTATTTCGGCGGCTGGACCGACCTGATCTTCCAGCGCATCATCGAAATCTGGACCTCGATCCCGGCGCTCTATCTGCTGATCATCGTGGCGGCGATCATCACGCCGAGCTTCTTCGTTTTGCTCGGCATCCTCCTGCTGTTCTCATGGGTCGCGCTCGTCGGCGTGGTGCGGGCCGAGTTCCTGCGGGCGCGCAATTTCGAATATGTCCGCGCGGCGCGCGCGCTCGGCCTCTCCAACCGCGCCATCATGGTCAAGCACCTCTTGCCCAATGCGATGGTCGCGACCCTGACCTTCCTGCCCTTCATCCTGAACGGTTCGATCACCACCTTGACCTCGCTCGACTTCCTTGGCTTTGGCCTGCCGCCCGGCTCGCCTTCGCTCGGTGAATTGCTGGCGCAGGGGAAATCGAACCTGCAGGCGCCCTGGCTCGGCCTCTCCGGCTTCGTCGTGATCGCGCTGATGCTGTCGCTGCTGATCTTCATCGGCGAAGCGGTCAGGGATGCGTTCGACCCGAGGAAGACGTTCGCGTGA
- the nudC gene encoding NAD(+) diphosphatase, giving the protein MNDASNRRERSAQTGFATSHLDRRADLRDKPDAVAALRHRSDTRLTVLAGETPVLKRLEGEALSIWFSHGETEWLGAGLEEAFLGLDPDGAPRFARLIDKALAEPLRERPELLLTDLRSVALKRLVPAHELGPLGEGKALLDWHARHRFCAQCGGPSELGSVGWKRKCTACGAQHFPRTDPVVIMLATRGDKCLLARQARFAPGMYSCIAGFIEPGETFEDAVRRETWEEAGLRTGTVRYIASQPWPFPGSLMIGCLVEALNDDIVLDGMELEAGRWFSRAEALQMLEGNHPEGFTSPQHLAIANTILRAWAVEGEEVTNGE; this is encoded by the coding sequence ATGAACGATGCTTCCAACCGCCGCGAACGCTCGGCCCAGACCGGCTTCGCCACCAGCCATCTCGACCGCCGGGCCGATCTGCGCGACAAGCCCGATGCGGTCGCCGCCTTGCGCCATCGCTCCGATACACGGCTGACCGTGCTCGCGGGCGAGACGCCGGTGCTGAAGCGGCTCGAGGGCGAGGCGCTGTCGATCTGGTTCAGCCATGGCGAGACCGAATGGCTCGGCGCCGGGCTGGAAGAGGCCTTTCTCGGGCTCGACCCAGACGGCGCGCCGCGCTTTGCGCGGTTGATCGACAAGGCACTTGCCGAGCCCTTGCGCGAGCGGCCTGAATTGCTGCTGACCGATCTGCGTTCGGTCGCGCTGAAGCGGCTCGTGCCCGCCCATGAGCTCGGCCCGCTCGGCGAGGGCAAGGCGCTGCTCGACTGGCATGCGCGCCACCGCTTCTGCGCCCAATGCGGCGGCCCAAGCGAACTCGGCTCGGTCGGTTGGAAGCGGAAATGCACGGCCTGCGGCGCGCAGCATTTCCCGCGCACCGACCCGGTCGTGATCATGCTCGCCACGCGCGGCGACAAATGCCTGCTGGCGCGGCAGGCCCGCTTCGCGCCGGGCATGTATTCCTGCATCGCCGGTTTCATCGAACCGGGCGAGACCTTCGAGGATGCGGTGCGCCGCGAGACCTGGGAGGAGGCGGGCCTGCGCACCGGCACGGTGCGCTACATCGCCTCGCAGCCCTGGCCGTTTCCCGGTTCGCTGATGATCGGCTGTCTGGTCGAGGCCCTCAACGACGACATCGTGCTCGACGGCATGGAGCTGGAGGCCGGGCGCTGGTTCTCGCGGGCCGAGGCCCTGCAGATGCTGGAAGGCAACCATCCCGAAGGCTTCACCAGCCCCCAGCATCTGGCGATCGCCAACACGATCCTGCGAGCCTGGGCCGTGGAGGGCGAAGAGGTGACGAATGGCGAATAG